The DNA region CGATAATTTGTTATCGTCTTATAGGTAGTATTGTCCCATAGTGCATCATAGACTTTTTCCTCATTATTAGAGACCAATTCATTACCCCGTGCATAATAATATCTAAAAAACTAAATAGATTTATATTTCTCTATTATATCTTTTAGCTCATTAAATCTAACTGGCTTTCTCAAAACTTCTTTTGCTCCTGCTTCTAAAGCCTTAGAACCTATAGTAGAGCCATAAGCAGTGATTGCAATTATTTTTGCTTTAGGATCAATTTGGATAATCTCTTTAGTTGCATCAATTCCACTTTTCTTTGGAAGTTTTAAATCCATAAGCACTATGTCTGGTTTATGTTCTTTGTAAATAGATATGGCCGATTCCCCATCTGAAGCAGTAAATAAAGTATCTCCTTCTAAAAATTCTTGAT from Methanofastidiosum sp. includes:
- a CDS encoding response regulator, producing the protein MSKILIVEDYKDLSEFYQEFLEGDTLFTASDGESAISIYKEHKPDIVLMDLKLPKKSGIDATKEIIQIDPKAKIIAITAYGSTIGSKALEAGAKEVLRKPVRFNELKDIIEKYKSI